In the genome of Nocardioides sp. NBC_00368, the window CGGGCCGTTGCGTACCTGCTTCTACTTCTTCTTCGGGGTAACCCAGAGGTTGATGGTGCCCTCGATGACGACGGTGCCGTCCTCGCGGATGCCCTTGACCCGGACGGCGAGGTCGCCGTCGGCGGTCTCCCAGTCCTCCTGGTCGGTCTCCGCGATGCAGGTGATGTCGGAGGTCGCCTTGGCGGTGTAGGAGACGGTCATCCCCTTGGGGATCCAGCGCTTGTCGCGCGGGATGGTGACCTCCGCAAGGGCACCCATCGCCATCTCGAGGCCATTGCACAGCGCGATGGCGTGCACGGTCCCGATGTGGTTGTGGTTGCCCTTGCGGTTGGGCACGATGACCTCGGCGTAGTTGGGCCGCAGCTGGTTGACCAGCGGGTGGATGGACCCGAAGTAGGGCGCCTTCTTCGCGAACGCGACCGAGAATGCTCGCTTGCCCACAACCGGCACGCGGTTGAAGGACTTCCAGAGGTCGTAGAGCTGGCTCATGGCGGTCAGGTTACCCGAGGGTAACCCCCTCCCCTCTCCTGGCCCGAGATCAGGAGAGGGAGAGGAAGACCTTCTCGAGCTCCTCGATCTGCTCCGGGCGGTCCCCATCGGCGTGCGCACGGCGCAGTTCGTTGGAGAGCAGCGCGAAAGCCGCCTTGTCGAGGGCACGGGTCACTGCCTTGAGCTGGCCGACCACATCGGCGAGCTCGCGGCCGTCTTCGATCATGCGGAGCACGCCACCGAGCTGGCCCTGAGCCCTGCGGACTCGATTGACCACGCTCGTCGTCTCCGCGTCCCGAGGCTGGGGGACGGTCACGTCGTCAGTCAAAGTCTTGCCTTCCATCGTTTCTGGCATCATTCCTGGCTCGTTGTTGTATCCCCCGGGGGACAACGGTCCAGACCAGTTGGCGTTACGGTTCTTTTTGCTTGATTCCAGTTTTCGCCTACATGGA includes:
- a CDS encoding hotdog fold domain-containing protein — protein: MSQLYDLWKSFNRVPVVGKRAFSVAFAKKAPYFGSIHPLVNQLRPNYAEVIVPNRKGNHNHIGTVHAIALCNGLEMAMGALAEVTIPRDKRWIPKGMTVSYTAKATSDITCIAETDQEDWETADGDLAVRVKGIREDGTVVIEGTINLWVTPKKK
- a CDS encoding metal-sensitive transcriptional regulator, with the translated sequence MTVPQPRDAETTSVVNRVRRAQGQLGGVLRMIEDGRELADVVGQLKAVTRALDKAAFALLSNELRRAHADGDRPEQIEELEKVFLSLS